The proteins below are encoded in one region of Sporanaerobacter acetigenes DSM 13106:
- a CDS encoding purine-nucleoside phosphorylase, translating to MNYIEKIDESAKYVLSKLNSKPQIGIILGSGLGDLAEQVEDAVVIDYKDIPNFPVSTVAGHKGRLVIGKLEGKRVVAMQGRFHFYEGYPLEEVTFPIRVMKAIGVETIIVTNAAGGVNRNFKPGDLMIIRDHINFTGKNPLLGKNYDELGPRFLDMTNAYDKELIDIAKKSANNIGVNLREGTYMWLTGPTYETPAEINLAEVVGAGAVGMSTVPEVIIARHGGMKVLGISCITNMAAGILDKPLNHEEVMETSERVKETFQKLVKEIVKNIH from the coding sequence ATGAATTATATAGAAAAGATTGATGAAAGTGCAAAATATGTTTTATCAAAATTAAATTCAAAGCCTCAAATTGGTATAATACTCGGTTCGGGATTAGGTGATTTAGCTGAGCAAGTGGAGGATGCCGTAGTTATTGACTATAAAGATATACCTAATTTTCCCGTTTCGACGGTTGCTGGACATAAAGGTAGATTGGTTATTGGTAAATTAGAGGGCAAAAGGGTTGTTGCTATGCAGGGAAGATTTCATTTTTATGAAGGCTATCCATTAGAAGAAGTCACATTTCCAATAAGAGTTATGAAAGCTATAGGAGTAGAAACTATTATAGTAACAAATGCAGCAGGAGGAGTAAATAGGAACTTTAAACCTGGAGATTTAATGATTATCAGGGATCATATAAATTTCACAGGTAAAAATCCATTGCTTGGCAAAAATTATGATGAGTTAGGGCCAAGATTTTTAGATATGACAAATGCATATGATAAGGAATTGATAGATATTGCAAAGAAATCAGCAAATAATATTGGAGTGAATTTAAGAGAGGGCACTTATATGTGGCTTACTGGACCAACTTATGAGACACCAGCTGAGATAAACTTGGCAGAAGTTGTTGGTGCAGGAGCTGTGGGTATGTCTACAGTACCAGAGGTAATTATAGCGAGGCATGGAGGAATGAAAGTTTTAGGTATTTCTTGTATCACTAATATGGCAGCTGGTATACTAGACAAGCCATTAAATCATGAAGAAGTTATGGAAACTTCTGAAAGAGTTAAAGAGACATTTCAAAAATTAGTTAAGGAAATAGTGAAAAATATACACTAG